A stretch of the Dioscorea cayenensis subsp. rotundata cultivar TDr96_F1 chromosome 4, TDr96_F1_v2_PseudoChromosome.rev07_lg8_w22 25.fasta, whole genome shotgun sequence genome encodes the following:
- the LOC120259450 gene encoding NAC domain-containing protein 35-like produces MALQLAFHGEVQDHHAEDNHQDDLLMPGFRFHPTDEELIDFYLRRKLEGKSFIIDFIPFINLYSYDPWDLPAWGIIGDKEWYFYVPRDRKYRSGDRPNRVTNSGYWKATGADRKIKAENSREIGLKRTLVFYTGKAPKGSRTSWIMHEYRLLKIKTDQLHKVELSLCRVYKRAGENSQCSDTVSTKVSQSTRSASSKRYKLSSTTFGSCSSSLDSEKFVWHKNNNFIEASTTTTTSQAPSMGDNMTHFFDSESRSDHCIDELGSLVGFYNQSLPKGEII; encoded by the exons ATGGCTCTCCAACTTGCTTTCCATGGAGAAGTTCAAGATCATCATGCTGAAGATAACCATCAAGATGACCTTCTCATGCCCGGCTTTCGCTTTCATCCTACCGATGAAGAGCTCATCGACTTCTATCTTCGCCGAAAGCTTGAAGGAAAGAGCTTCATCATCGACTTCATTCCTTTCATCAATCTTTATAGCTATGATCCTTGGGACCTCCCTg CATGGGGCATAATTGGAGACAAGGAATGGTACTTTTATGTTCCAAGAGACCGAAAATATCGAAGTGGTGATCGACCAAATAGAGTGACAAACTCAGGTTATTGGAAGGCCACTGGAGCTGATCGAAAAATCAAAGCGGAGAATTCTCGGGAAATCGGTCTAAAAAGGACTCTTGTCTTCTACACCGGCAAGGCCCCGAAAGGCTCTCGTACTAGTTGGATCATGCATGAGTATCGGTTGCTAAAGATCAAGACCGATCAACTTCATAAG GTTGAGCTTTCTCTTTGTCGAGTTTATAAAAGAGCAGGTGAGAACTCACAATGCTCTGATACGGTGTCAACCAAAGTATCCCAATCTACCAGAAGTGCATCAAGCAAAAGATACAAACTGAGCTCAACAACATTTGGAAGTTGTTCTTCATCATTAGATTCAGAGAAGTTTGTTTGGCACAAGAACAACAACTTCATTGAAGCaagtactactactactacttctCAAGCTCCATCAATGGGTGATAATATGACTCATTTCTTCGATTCTGAAAGCCGAAGTGATCATTGCATTGATGAACTTGGTAGCTTAGTAGGGTTCTATAACCAAAGTTTGCCGAAAGGTGAAATCATTTAA